The window GAGGCGCTCCGGCCGCTCGGCATCGAGTTGCGGCATTTCGCCGTGCTGATCGTGCTGGTCGACCGCGGACCCACCGTCCAGCGGGACCTGGCGGCGGCGACGGGGACGGACAAGGCGGGAATCATGCGGGTCGTCGACGACCTGGAGCGCAAGGGCCTCGCCGTACGCAAGTCCGTTCCGGGGGACCGACGGGTGCGGGCGGTGGAGATCACGCCACAGGGCATAGACCTCTTCGACGCGGCCCACGCGGGGGCGGCGCCAATGGCCGAGGGCCTGGTCGCCGACCTGGCACCCGGCGAGCCCGAGCAACTGACCGACCTGCTGACCCGGTTCGCCTATCCCACGGACGGCAAGGCGTAAGCACTCCCACGCCCCACGCCTGACGCCTCACGGCCCACGGCCCATAACCCCCGACCTGCGGGCGGGCTACGCGGCGAGGCGTTCCGCGAGCGCCTTGGCCTTGGCGGTCGCGTCCATGAAGGCGCGCTCGCGGGAGGCCTCATAGAGGGGGATCAGCTCGGACATGGCCGGGTTGCGGGGGGCCATGGTGAGTTCCGGGACGATGAATTCGAGGTCCAGGCCGAGGGCGCCCTGGAGGACGGCCCCCAGGTAGTTCTGCACGAACTCGAAGCCCTCGCGCGGGGTGCCCGGCGCGTAGGAGCCGCCGCGGCTGGCCACGACGACGACCGGGGTGCCCTTGGCGGACGGGGTCTCGCCCGCGGTACGACCGAGCAGGAACACGTTGTCCACCCACGCCTTGAGGGTCGACGGGATCGAGTAGTTGTGCATGGGCGCGCCGATCAGGACGACGTCCGCCCGCTCCAGTTCCTCGATGAGCTTCACGCGCCCGGCGAAGGCGGCGGCCTGCTCCGGGGTGCGCTCGGACGGGGCCGTGAAGCCGGCGGACCAGGCGGCGGCGGTGATGTGCGGGACCGGGTCGGCGGCGAGGTCTCGGTGGATCACCGTGCCCTCCGGGTGCTGCTCCTCCCAGGCCCTGCGGAAGGCGTCCGCGACCGAACGGGACGAGGACGCCTCGCCGGGAAGCACGGACGAGTCGATGTGCAGCAGCGTGGTCATGCGCTTTCTCCAAGGAACGGTGCCCGGGCGGGGGCCGGGGGCAGAGGATTCGTACTCCACGACAGTTAAACACGAGAAGGTATCGAATGATACCGTCGCGGGTAAGACGAAGACGGTGACGCCG is drawn from Streptomyces liliifuscus and contains these coding sequences:
- a CDS encoding MarR family winged helix-turn-helix transcriptional regulator gives rise to the protein MTADAPHPATTASRPSTTTASRATDRPGDTSPFALGLLLRQAHWRAAAVMSEALRPLGIELRHFAVLIVLVDRGPTVQRDLAAATGTDKAGIMRVVDDLERKGLAVRKSVPGDRRVRAVEITPQGIDLFDAAHAGAAPMAEGLVADLAPGEPEQLTDLLTRFAYPTDGKA
- a CDS encoding FMN-dependent NADH-azoreductase → MTTLLHIDSSVLPGEASSSRSVADAFRRAWEEQHPEGTVIHRDLAADPVPHITAAAWSAGFTAPSERTPEQAAAFAGRVKLIEELERADVVLIGAPMHNYSIPSTLKAWVDNVFLLGRTAGETPSAKGTPVVVVASRGGSYAPGTPREGFEFVQNYLGAVLQGALGLDLEFIVPELTMAPRNPAMSELIPLYEASRERAFMDATAKAKALAERLAA